From the genome of Vagococcus entomophilus:
TTGGGGAGTCGGATATAAAATTGAAGCACACTAGACATATTCCAGAAAAAAATACACGCATTGTTCTTACCTCTAAAGAAAAGAGTGAGTTGATTGTCGAAGGTTTTATCACCATCATTCTATTGTTACTATTAAATATTGCCATTATTGTCATTTTAGGCCAAGTGATCAGTTATCATCAATCCTTGGGTGAAATGATTTATCGTATTAAAATGATCATGACACAAACTTTTAACAATCGTGCTTTTGCCTCTTGGTCTACTCCATCATTTCTCATTTTGGGGATTATTGATACCATTATCCTATACTGGCGACTAATTCGCAGATACAACCAAATGCAGCTTCGCCATATTATCAGTGAACTGCATTACATCGCAAGTGGTCACTATGATCACCGCATTCCGTTTGAAATCAATGGGGATGTGGGTCGTGTGATTGATAGTATTAACGGTTTAGTAGATAGTACAGTGGATGCTATTGAGGAAGAACGAAAAATTGAGAAGTCAAAAGACGAACTGATTACAAATGTCAGCCATGATATTCGTACGCCACTGACTTCTATTATTGGATATTTGGGATTGATTGAAGAAAGACAATTTCATTCTAATGAAGAGTTGCTTCACTACACGCACACTGCTTACTTAAAAGCAAAACAGATGAAAGTATTAGTAGATGATTTATTTGAATATACCAAAGTACGGCAACCTAGCACTCCGCTCAATTCGATTACCTTTGATATGGAACAACTGATTGAACAAATTGCAGTGGACTTTGAGTTAGCAGCTAGTAAAAAGAATATCAAAATTGAAGTCCTCGTCTCGCCCAGTCCTTTTATGATGGAAGGAGACTCTGAGAAGTTGGTTCGCGTTTTTGATAACCTTATCTCCAATGCAATCAAATACGGCAAGGGTGGAAAAAAAATTGTGATTTCTGCTGAAAAAATTGGAAGTGAAGCACTCATTATTGTGAAAAATGATGGGCCTTCTATTCCCAAAAAATCTCTAGATCAACTGTTTGATCGTTTTTATCGTGTAGAGGAATCTCGCTCACAAGAAACGGGTGGAACTGGCTTAGGACTGGCAATTGCTCAAAGTATCGTGACCTTGCACGGAGGCTATATTTACGCTAATTCAGACAAGGAATGGACCTCATTTGTTTTCCATTTACCTCTCAAAACCAAAAACTATCAAAAAGACTAAAAAGAATGCGAGCAATCTATTGCATCGCATCTTTTTATTCGTTAAACTGAACGTGATGATTCTAAAAAAGGGAGACTTATCTTATAATGAAGAAACCAAAGATTTTTGCACTTTTTTTTGTCTTAATTTTACTTTTTAATACCCTACTTTTTCCATTTGGTTCAAAAGCTTTAGCTGCCGAGAATTTTCAAGTTGCTGCCAAAGCTGCTGTTTCAGTGGATGCTACTACTGGGAAAGTTTTATTTGATCAAAATGCCGACGAAGTACTACCTATTGCTTCAATGACAAAAATGTTGACGCTTTATCTCGTATTAGAAGCAGTCAAAGAAAAAAAACTTTCCTGGAATGACACGGTACCAATTGAAGATTACTTATACGAGTTAAGCACAGATACAGCTCTTTCAAATGTTCCTCTAGTAAAAGGAACAAACTATACTGTTAAAGAATTATTTGATGCCTCCGCGATTTATTCTGCCAATGCTGCTGCAATCGCACTAGCGACAAAAGTTTCTGGTAGTGAGAGTGGATTCGTAGATTTGATGCGTAAAAAATTACTCTCCTGGGGTGTCAAAGATCCACATATTATCTCTGCTTCTGGTCTAAACAATGAAGATCTAGGTACTCATATCTATCCTGGGAGCGCTGCAAATGACGAAAATAAATTATCTGCCAAATCTGTCGCATTGATTGCCCAACACTTAATCACCGACTACCCTGAAATTTTAGAAGTAACAAAAACCACTAGTAAAGTCTTTGCAGCAGGTACACCTAGCCAAACAGAGATGACGACTTGGGACTGGATGCTGCCTGGTGGTCAGTATTACAAAGAAGGGGTTGATGGGTTAAAAACTGGGACTACTGACTTAGCTGGAGAATGTTTTGCTGGGACAATCACCAAAAATAACTGGCGAATTATTACAGTAGTGATGAATGCAACTAATGCCCAAACGGATGCTGGTGCTAGATTTGTAGAAACTGGAAAACTGATGGACTATACGTATGACAACTGGGAGAAAAAAATACTATATAAAAAAGGAAGTACATTGCCAACAGACAAAAAAGTTACGGTAAATAAAGGAAAAAATACTTCCGTTCCACTTGTTCTAAAGGAAGATGTCACACTTTTTACTCGCAAAGGGATGGACATAAAAAATGTCAAGAGCCAGTTCAAAGAAACAACTAAGGAACTGACTGCCCCACTTGGAAAAAACACAGTGGTTAAAACCGGAACGATCCAACTAAAAGAAGATACATTAGGCTATATTGGTACTCAAAAGGCACCAACTTACACACTTGTTACGAAACAAAAAGTCGAAAAAGCCAACTTTTTCGTGTTGCTAGGCCGTTCAATCAAAAGCTTTTTTTCAAAATAACATTTGACAGTACACTAAAAATTTTGTATGCTAACAGTAATTTAACAGTTGTATTCTTAGGGAATAGTAGCGATTGTGTTTTTTCCAGAGAGTTAGCGGTCTGGTGCAAGCTAACAAAAGCATCCGTGAATCCACCCATTCAAATAAGTAGCAGGCAAACGCTTTTGCGGTAAGTCTTCTCGGTATTCTACCGTTATCAAAATCAAGTGCAACATTTTTATGTTGAATTTGGGTGGCACCGCGAGTCCATTTCTAAATGAACCAAACCTCTTCGTCCCAACTGAGCTTTTGCTCTAGGGATAAGGGGTTTTTTATTATACAAAGGAGGAACTATCATGTTAGATGTAAAAATGATTCGACAAAATTTTGATACTGTAAAAGAAAAACTATTGACACGTGGTGTAAAAGAAGAGATTTTAAATACGTTTGTCTCTTTAGATGAGCAACGCCGTACATTGCTGGTCGAAGTTGAAAGTCTAAAAAAACACCGTAACGATGTTTCAAGTGAAATTGCTCAATTAAAAAAAGCCAAAGAACCAGCTGAGGACAAAATTAACGAAATGAAGCTTGTTGGCGCAAAGATTAAAGAGTTAGATGCTCAACTAGTAGAAATTGAGGAAGAAATCACACAAATTTCTTATACGCTACCCAACTTACCCAATGAAGCGGTACCTGTTGGAAAAGATGAAGAAGAAAACGTAGAAGTAAGACGCTGGTCTACACCTAAAGACTTTCATTTTACGCCAAAACCGCACTGGGAGGTTGCTGAAAATCTAGGGATTTTAGATTTCGAACGTGGCTCAAAAGTAACAGGTAGTCGTTTTGTATTTTATAAGGGACTAGGTGCCCGACTAGAACGAGCCGTTTACAATTTAATGCTAGATACACACATCTATGAACACGGTTATACCGAAATGATGACGCCTTATATCGTAAACGATGATTCAATGTTTGGTACGGGACAATTCCCTAAATTTAAGGAAGATGTTTTCCAACTTGAAAACACAAATC
Proteins encoded in this window:
- the serS gene encoding serine--tRNA ligase translates to MLDVKMIRQNFDTVKEKLLTRGVKEEILNTFVSLDEQRRTLLVEVESLKKHRNDVSSEIAQLKKAKEPAEDKINEMKLVGAKIKELDAQLVEIEEEITQISYTLPNLPNEAVPVGKDEEENVEVRRWSTPKDFHFTPKPHWEVAENLGILDFERGSKVTGSRFVFYKGLGARLERAVYNLMLDTHIYEHGYTEMMTPYIVNDDSMFGTGQFPKFKEDVFQLENTNLTLIPTAEVPLTNYYRDEILKNQDLPIYFTALSPAFRSEAGSAGRDTRGLIRLHQFNKVEMVKFTDEQTSYDELEKMVTNAEDILQKLNLPYRVITLCTGDMGFSAAKTYDLEVWIPAQETFREISSCSNCEDFQARRAKIRYRDAEDKIHYAHTLNGSGLAVGRTVAAILENYQNEDGSVTIPEALVPYMGGTTVIR
- a CDS encoding sensor histidine kinase translates to MKHTRHIPEKNTRIVLTSKEKSELIVEGFITIILLLLLNIAIIVILGQVISYHQSLGEMIYRIKMIMTQTFNNRAFASWSTPSFLILGIIDTIILYWRLIRRYNQMQLRHIISELHYIASGHYDHRIPFEINGDVGRVIDSINGLVDSTVDAIEEERKIEKSKDELITNVSHDIRTPLTSIIGYLGLIEERQFHSNEELLHYTHTAYLKAKQMKVLVDDLFEYTKVRQPSTPLNSITFDMEQLIEQIAVDFELAASKKNIKIEVLVSPSPFMMEGDSEKLVRVFDNLISNAIKYGKGGKKIVISAEKIGSEALIIVKNDGPSIPKKSLDQLFDRFYRVEESRSQETGGTGLGLAIAQSIVTLHGGYIYANSDKEWTSFVFHLPLKTKNYQKD
- a CDS encoding serine hydrolase encodes the protein MKKPKIFALFFVLILLFNTLLFPFGSKALAAENFQVAAKAAVSVDATTGKVLFDQNADEVLPIASMTKMLTLYLVLEAVKEKKLSWNDTVPIEDYLYELSTDTALSNVPLVKGTNYTVKELFDASAIYSANAAAIALATKVSGSESGFVDLMRKKLLSWGVKDPHIISASGLNNEDLGTHIYPGSAANDENKLSAKSVALIAQHLITDYPEILEVTKTTSKVFAAGTPSQTEMTTWDWMLPGGQYYKEGVDGLKTGTTDLAGECFAGTITKNNWRIITVVMNATNAQTDAGARFVETGKLMDYTYDNWEKKILYKKGSTLPTDKKVTVNKGKNTSVPLVLKEDVTLFTRKGMDIKNVKSQFKETTKELTAPLGKNTVVKTGTIQLKEDTLGYIGTQKAPTYTLVTKQKVEKANFFVLLGRSIKSFFSK